The Terriglobia bacterium genome contains the following window.
CGCACCGGCCCCGCCACTTCCAACCTTGCCACCGCCTATTTCCAGTTGGCGCGCTACGCCGATGCTGCGCGCTGGTACGAGGAAGCCGCGCGTCTGGACCCGGAGAGCTTCGAGCTCTGGGGCAATCTCGGCGACGCCTATTACTGGGCTCCAGGATTGCGCGAGCGGGCCCCCGCCGCGTACCGCAAAGCCGTCGCTCTGGCCGAAAAAGACCGCAAAGTTAATCCCCGCGACGCCGATACCCTCGGCTACCTGGCCGGCTACTACGCCATGCTTGGGGAACCCCGCCAGGCCCGCGGCCTCATCACCGAAGCCCTGCGCCTCGCCCCGCGCAAGGGGGAAGTGCTCTACTCCGCCGCGCTCGTCTACGCGCAACTCGGAGAGCTCCCCCGCGCCGTCAGCGCGCTGGAACACGCCGTGGCCGCCGGCTACCCTGCGGCCACCATCCGCGACACCCCGAATTTCCAGGCCCTGAATGACAATTCGCGATTTACCGCTCTGGTCTCCGCGCCGGAGACCCAGGAAGGAAAAAAACCATGAAACGTTTCGCCACTATCCCGGCGGCCCTGCCCGGCGCCGCCCTGCTTCTCGCTTCTCTTGTTTTCTTCGCCGCTTGCAAGAAACCGGAGCGCGCCGTCGCGCCGCCCGCTCCGCAGCCGGCCAAAGCCAACAACCTGAAATACGTGGATTGCTACAAGCACATCTCCCATGAAGCCGGGGTTGTCGAGATTGCCGTCAATCCCCTGGACGGCATCGCGCAAGTGGACGAATTCGTCGCCGTGTGCGCCGGCGAGCGCGTGCACTGGAAGGCCAGCGCGGCTGCGGATGCCCAGGGCAACCGCGTGAAATCGTTCGAGATCAAGTTTGCAAGCGGGGAATGGCCGTTCCAATCCGCGCAGCAGGCGCTCGTGCCGGCCGGCGAAGCGGCGACGCCGGATCAGGAGCCCGTCAAGGTCCCCGACGGCGTCCGGCACAAAGCCTACAAGTACACGATTGTGGTGACCTTGACGAACAAGGCCACGATCACCTTGGACCCCTATGTCATCCCCATGGGCAGTTAGCTCGAGGGTGAATCGGAACGGCTAGCGGCCGCGCGGGCCCGCGCGCCGCAGCCGGCGCACGGTGTCGGAGAGGTCCGCCGCGGCTTGAAACAGGCGGATCGCCGCGATGCCCCGCGCGCCCGCGGCCAGACACTCCGCGGCGTTTTCCGCCGTGATCCCGCCGATGGCCAGCACCGGAATCTGCAGCGCGCGGCAAACCTCGCCCAGCCGCGCCAGCCCCTGCGGCGCGCCGTACACCGCCTTGGCGGGCGTCGCGAACACCGGCCCGAAGAAGACGTAGTCCGCTCCGGCGCGCTCCGCGGCGCGCGCCGCCTCCAGCGCGTGGCAGGAGACGCCCACCAGAAAATCCCGGGGTGCACCGGCGGCGCCGGCCGCGCTGCGCAACCAGCGCACCACCTCTTCCGCGGGCAGCGACTCTTCCCCCAGGTGCACGCCTCCGGCGCCGGCCGCCAGGGCCACGTCCAGCCGGTCGTTCACCAGAAGGCGTGTCTTCTGCGCGGCGCGTTCCTGTGCCGCGCGCGTCAGCGCCGCCAGCCGCGCTCCGGGCAGGTCCTTCTCGCGAATCTGCATCCAGTCCACGCCGGCTGCCGCCGCGCGTTCGAACGCCTCCAGCAGCGCTGCTTCGCCTCCCCGCGCGTCCGCGGGCAGACTTTTCCGGTCGCTCACGTAGCAGAGAGTGGATTTAGCGCTCGGAGGCACGGGCCGCCTGCCCGCCTTGCCGGATCATTCCGGCGGCCAGAAAGATGTCCAGCACCCCCAGGCCGCTGACGGCCCCGCGTAGCGAGGGATGCAGCAGGATGGGGATCAGTTCGGGGAATCGGCTGAGGAAATAGTTCTGTTCCCAGAGCGCCGACCACGGCAGATAGATCAGGATCGCTCCCATCTCGAAATACAACAGCACGAGCATGGCCTGCAGGATGCGATTCATCGTTGGGTGGTCGACCGCTTCGCGGTCGCACAAATAGTCGACTGCTTCGCGGTCACGCATACAGTTGACCGCTTCGCGGCCGCCTGAAAATAGAATCCCGCACGCCGCCGCTTGCTGTTTCTAGCGAGCCGTCTTTTCCAGAGCGGCGATTCGCTCGCCCACGTCGCGGTAGTCGATGTTCGACGCGTACACCTTCGAAAAACTTTTCAGCGCCGCTTCCAGATCGCCCGCGGACTCCTGGGCCACGCCCAGATCATACCGCAATGCCAGGATGCTTTCCGGGTCCAGATCTGGCGTCTGCAGCGCCCGCTCGTACCAGTGCGCCGCGATCCTCGGCTGCCCCTTCTCCATGAACGCTAGCCCCAGCAGTGTGCAGCACTGCATGGCGTAGCGGAAGGCCCGCCCGTGATCGTTGGCCTTCGCTACCTTCTGAAATTCGCTGATGGCCTCTTCCAGCAGGCCCATCTCCCGGAACGCAATTCCCAGGTTGTAGTGCGTCTCCAGGTCCTCGTCTTCCGTGTTCATCTCCCCGATTTCCGCGCGGAATTCGTTGAAGACGTCCTGCAGCGTATTGTCCCCTTCTTCCGCCGCCGCGGGCGGGCTCGCCGGCTGGGCCGGGGCCTTTGCCGCGGGAGCTTCTGCTGCGGCCTTCGCCGCGGGCGGAACGAGTTCTTCCAGTCCAAGGCTGTCCAGTTCGTGGGCCAGCTCTTCCAGAAACTGCTCCGAGGAGAACGCGGCCGCTGCCGGCGCCTCTTCTGCTTTCTTCGGTGGCGCAGCCGAGGCTGCGGGCGGCGGCACTGCCGGCGGCGGTGGCGGAGGCAGTTGCTCGTGCGCCGGCACCAGCGCCTCCGGCTCCAGCACCAGATCGTATTCTTCTTCGACCTCGAAAGCCGGCTCGCTCGCCGCGGGTTCTTTTTTCTGCGCGGGTTTCGCCGCCTTGGGTGCGGGCGGCGCCGCAGGTTCCATCAGCTCCGGAATCTCCGCCGCGGGCTCCGGTAAAGGCGCGGCTTCTTCCGCGGTAGGCAACTGGAACTCGCCGACATCCGCTTCCGCAGGCGCAACCGGGGCTGCGGGTGGCGGCGCGGCCGCTTCCGGCGCGGCTTCCGCCACGGCATTCTGGTTCAACATCGCGGCCCATTCGTCGGAGAGGTCCACTTCGTGGACCGCCGCCGCGGGCTCCGCGGACAATTCCACGGGAATCTCGGCGGCCGGCGCAGGCGGCCGCGGCGCGCGCGCTGGCACGGCTGGCGCCGGCGGCGGTGCGGCAACGGGCGCAGGAGCTTGTACGGGTGGCCGCGGTGCGGGCGGCGCTGCTGCCGCGGCCGGCAGCTCTCCTGCCGCCAGGTCCGGCAGGCCCGCGGCGCGCTGGAAGCGCCTCCGCAGTTCCCCGAATCTTTCTGCGTTTCGCTCATCGCCGTGCTCGTGGTGGATCTGTTCCAGTTGCGAGGCCAGCTCCGCAGTGCGCTTGTCGTCCCCCGCGCCAAGCACGAAATCCAGCAGCTTTTCCAGCGTCGACGTGTGCCGCGGCGCGCGCCGCAATACCGCATCCAGCAGCCCGATGGCTTTTTGTGTCAGCCCGTAGCTGGCGAACAGATCCACGTCCGTCAACGATTGCGAGATGAACTGCTGCGTCTCTTCATCCAGCGGGGCTTCCGCCGGTGCCAGCGGTTTTGCGGCCACCGGCTCCGCCCCTTCTTCCCGGCCTAATACGGGTTTCGCGGGCTCCCTGGCCAGCTCCACCTGAAAGGCTTCCTCGAGAAACGAAGGCGCCTTGCGGAGCTCCATCGGAAAATCTTCCTCGGTTGCCGCCGGTGCCGCCGCGGGTGTCCCCGCGGGTGCCCCGCCGCCGAGCATGCGCAGCGCTTCGTTCAGCTTGCTCTTCGCCGCCTCGCTCTCCGGCTGGCGGTCCACCAGTTGCTGGAATGTTTCCTTGGCCCGCTCGTACTCCCCCGCCGCCAACAGCGCAGCGCCAAAATTCGCCAGCGCGTCCGGCAACTGGAAGGAATTGCTCGTCCGGCCCAGCGTATCCACCAGCCATTCGTGCGGTTCCAGGTTGTTCGGCAG
Protein-coding sequences here:
- a CDS encoding thiamine phosphate synthase, whose amino-acid sequence is MSDRKSLPADARGGEAALLEAFERAAAAGVDWMQIREKDLPGARLAALTRAAQERAAQKTRLLVNDRLDVALAAGAGGVHLGEESLPAEEVVRWLRSAAGAAGAPRDFLVGVSCHALEAARAAERAGADYVFFGPVFATPAKAVYGAPQGLARLGEVCRALQIPVLAIGGITAENAAECLAAGARGIAAIRLFQAAADLSDTVRRLRRAGPRGR
- a CDS encoding tetratricopeptide repeat protein; this translates as MAYNKSKYVEAAQKLLNQGKVPQAIAEYQQILKHEPKDQVTLMTVGELFIRQNEPRQAIEYFERLAQIFVGDGFLTKAIAVYKRIAKLVPDEIKPLEKLAELYVQQGVMSEARPLFLQLAEIHLKGNRQAEAVNLLKKLLSAEPDNLRIQVRLADLYQAMGQTQEAVTAYLEAAQRAMARGEQPESDRLAEKVLKLDPQNAGAITVKVRGYAAQGKLAEAAQLLEQLPDLEQGGEQAELLLDLYRKNSKWNELTNLALRVFEADNKNFGLAQKAAEILLEGNQSERAMGLVGQIRLPLIDAGEHEAITQMLGTLITRLPNNLEPHEWLVDTLGRTSNSFQLPDALANFGAALLAAGEYERAKETFQQLVDRQPESEAAKSKLNEALRMLGGGAPAGTPAAAPAATEEDFPMELRKAPSFLEEAFQVELAREPAKPVLGREEGAEPVAAKPLAPAEAPLDEETQQFISQSLTDVDLFASYGLTQKAIGLLDAVLRRAPRHTSTLEKLLDFVLGAGDDKRTAELASQLEQIHHEHGDERNAERFGELRRRFQRAAGLPDLAAGELPAAAAAPPAPRPPVQAPAPVAAPPPAPAVPARAPRPPAPAAEIPVELSAEPAAAVHEVDLSDEWAAMLNQNAVAEAAPEAAAPPPAAPVAPAEADVGEFQLPTAEEAAPLPEPAAEIPELMEPAAPPAPKAAKPAQKKEPAASEPAFEVEEEYDLVLEPEALVPAHEQLPPPPPPAVPPPAASAAPPKKAEEAPAAAAFSSEQFLEELAHELDSLGLEELVPPAAKAAAEAPAAKAPAQPASPPAAAEEGDNTLQDVFNEFRAEIGEMNTEDEDLETHYNLGIAFREMGLLEEAISEFQKVAKANDHGRAFRYAMQCCTLLGLAFMEKGQPRIAAHWYERALQTPDLDPESILALRYDLGVAQESAGDLEAALKSFSKVYASNIDYRDVGERIAALEKTAR